In Rutidosis leptorrhynchoides isolate AG116_Rl617_1_P2 chromosome 2, CSIRO_AGI_Rlap_v1, whole genome shotgun sequence, one genomic interval encodes:
- the LOC139889093 gene encoding uncharacterized protein, producing the protein MAALHRLISQARRHSFYPNSSFSISRSLCSSSSSLPDPIPNSNQPSPSNESNRNRPPQSASIQPVSYPIKDPSPQPDPNPRTSQPNNNVDPRGWSREDVRFVKDFTPLSSSSSSWDAAFGTKVAPLPEDKTENEIKTANDEMEAERLKIEAQNRVVRRVFRGGVEEQKVPFPSLIKVDPLQKQCKAQKVVHDLKEAVHLVKANAKRNFDETLEAHVKLAVDLRRTDLKLTGSLSLPHGSGKTLRVAVFADGAAAVEARAAGADLVGGEDLIEGIKNGTINIKEIDKCIAVPQLMPRIGKEISKKLNRLTPNARDGSVTTDISTAVKESKKNIKFKKDKSAIVHVGLGKVSFTEEALCENVGAFVNALLLAKPAGLKKSSKYAGYVTTFHICSTMGSSYPVSIQSLSIAADRYNKLQLR; encoded by the exons ATGGCGGCCCTTCACCGTCTTATCTCTCAAGCTCGTCGGCACTCATTCTACCCAAATTCATCATTCTCAATATCAAGATCAttatgttcatcatcatcatcactaccaGATCCTATTCCCAATTCCAATCAACCATCACCATCAAACGAATCCAATCGTAACAGACCGCCCCAATCAGCATCCATTCAACCCGTTTCTTACCCAATCAAAGATCCATCTCCACAACCCGACCCAAATCCCCGAACCTCACAACCAAATAACAATGTGGATCCCCGTGGTTGGAGTCGTGAAGATGTTCGGTTCGTGAAAGATTTCActcctttatcatcatcatcatcatcgtgggATGCTGCGTTTGGTACAAAAGTGGCGCCGTTGCCGGAGGATAAAACGGAGAATGAAATTAAGACGGCGAATGATGAAATGGAAGCAGAAAGGTTGAAAATTGAAGCCCAAAATAGGGTTGTGAGAAGGGTTTTTAGAGGTGGTGTTGAAGAACAAAAAGTTCCGTTTCCGAGTTTGATTAAAGTTGATCCATTGCAGAAACAGTGTAAAGCACAAAAAGTTGTTCATGATCTTAAAGAAGCTGTACACCTTGTTAAG GCAAATGCCAAGCGAAATTTTGACGAGACCTTGGAAGCTCATGTGAAATTAGCCGTTGATCTGCGCCGAACAGATCTG AAACTTACTGGGTCATTATCTCTTCCTCATGGCAGTGGAAAG ACACTTCGGGTGGCCGTGTTTGCTGACGGAGCAGCTGCTGTCGAGGCTAGAGCTGCAGGAGCTGATTTGGTGGGTGGCGAGGATCTTATTGAAGGAATAAAAAATG GCACTATTAACATTAAAGAAATCGACAAATGTATTGCAGTTCCTCAACTGATGCCACGTATTGGAAAAGag ATATCGAAAAAACTGAATCGATTGACACCGAATGCAAGA GATGGTTCTGTGACAACTGATATTTCAACGGCAGTGAAAGAATCAAAGAAAAACATCAAGTTTAAGAAAGATAAGTCTGCTATTGTTCATGTTGGTCTTGGAAAG GTCAGTTTCACAGAAGAAGCTTTATGCGAAAATGTTGGTGCCTTTGTTAATGCTCTTTTACTTGCAAAGCCTGCAGGACTAAAGAAAA GTTCCAAGTATGCTGGATACGTAACCACCTTTCATATCTGCAGCACG ATGGGCTCATCTTACCCTGTTTCGATCCAGTCGTTGTCCATAGCAGCTGACCGTTACAATAAACTGCAATTGAGATGA
- the LOC139892220 gene encoding replication factor C subunit 2, which translates to MAPLLQSSQPWVEKYRPRRVKDVAHQDEVVRVLTNTLETTNCPHMLFYGPPGTGKTTTALAIAHQLYGPELYKSRVLELNASDDRGINVVRTKIKNFAAVAVGSAQHGGYPCPPFKIIILDEADSMTEDAQNALRRTMETYSKVTRFFFVCNYISRIIEPLASRCAKFRFKPLSEEIMSTRILHICNEEGLNLDSEALSTLSSISQGDLRRAITFLQGAARLYGSSISSKDLITVSGVIPHEVVQGLLAACKSGSFDSANKEVNNVIAEGYPVSQMLSQLFDMVVESDDATDEQKARICKKLGEADKCLVDGADEYLQLLGTCSSIIKAFSNMPEDFSNE; encoded by the exons ATGGCGCCATTATTGCAGAGCTCTCAACCTTGGGTCGAAAAATA TAGACCGAGGCGAGTGAAGGATGTTGCTCACCAAGATGAGGTTGTTCGAGTCCTAACCAACACTCTCGAGACCACTAAT TGTCCTCATATGTTGTTTTATGGGCCACCTGGAACTGGCAAAACTACTACTGCCTTAGCCATTGCACATCAGCTTTATGG ACCTGAACTCTACAAGTCCAGGGTTCTTGAGCTCAATGCCAGTGATGATCGTGGAATCAATGTAGTTCGAACTAAAATTAAGAATTTTGCAGCAGTTGCTGTTGGTTCTGCGCAACATGG GGGTTATCCTTGCCCACCTTTTAAAATTATCATCCTTGATGAGGCGGATTCAATGACTGAAGATGCACAG AATGCTTTACGTCGTACTATGGAAACTTACTCAAAAGTAACAAGATTCTTTTTTGTGTGCAATTACATCAGCAG GATCATAGAACCTCTTGCTTCCAGATGTGCTAAGTTCAGGTTCAAGCCACTCTCTGAAGAAATCATGAGCACCCGCATACTACATATCTGCAATGAGGAAGGCCTTAACTTGGACTCAGAG GCCTTATCAACCTTAAGCTCCATATCTCAAGGAGATCTTCGTCGTGCTATAACATTCTTGCAG GGAGCTGCTCGCCTGTATGGATCCTCGATTTCTTCAAAGGACTTGATCACTGTTTCTGGG GTAATCCCACATGAAGTTGTCCAGGGTCTTCTCGCAGCTTGTAAAAGTGGTTCGTTTGACTCTGCAAACAAAGAAGTCAATAATGTTATTGCTGAGGGATATCCAGTCAGTCAGATGCTTTCACAG TTGTTTGATATGGTGGTTGAATCTGATGATGCAACTGATGAACAAAAAGCAAGAATATGCAAGAAACTGGGTGAAGCTGATAAG TGCCTTGTTGATGGAGCAGATGAATATTTGCAACTGCTGGGTACATGCAGCTCAATTATCAAAGCATTTTCTAACATGCCAGAAGATTTTTCAAACGAGTAG